The genomic window atggtgaATGAGATTATTTcagaatgagctggaaagacctatctgaagtgatgcagaatgaattaagcagaaccagaacattgtgcacagtaacagtaatattgtggaatgattaacTGTAATAGACTTGACTAtactcagcaatacagtgatccagtagaattctgagggactcgTGACAAAgaatgcctccagagaaagaactgctgaacTTAGAATGCAAgtgaaagcatataatttttctgttgtttgtttgggtttttgtttaGAAGTTGTGGTTTCCTATGATAATTcacttatgaaaataaataatatgaaaataaaatttttaaaggaatataaaaGTGTAGCTCATAGCCTCTAATTCTGCCAGGTCTAGTGAGTTTATCCTgattcttccttcattctttactCAATTGCAGGCCACATGATaggaatggaataagcatttcAAAATACCTATTTCCTCTCCCAGGTAAAGAAGTCCATTCATTTATGAACACACTATGAATTTGATGCTCATATTGTCCTCAATTCATAATTGATacaactgaggtaaacagaggccCAGGAGtacctatttgtcatttctatgaAGCTAagttaaattagtttttctccaaaattttttttttaatccttaccttctgtcttggagtcaatactgtgtattggctccaaggcagaagagtggtaagggctaggcaatggggattaagtgacttgcccagggtcacacagctcagaagtgtctgaggccagatttgaacccaggacctcccgcctctaggcctgactgactaagccacccagcttctcCCTCACTCCAAGTTCTGATCTTCTAATCCTTCGCCATTAGCTGCCTTTAATTTCTATATAATGGAGGTTGTGGAATGTGCCTATCTTTCTATTATAAGAGGTATATGAAGATGGAATTTTCTAATTTCAAATGAGTTACATGATCTCTGCCTTCCTGCATATGTCCCAACAGTGAGTAGAATAGAAACCATTATATAGGTCTTACTCATATGCCCCTTTTCATTTAGAGCactatgttttttattttttctcccaatcccttcattctttctcctGCCCAGGGCTTCCAGTTCCTAGAGAAATTTTTATCTCCTGTTTTCAGCCAGGGAAAACACCATGGCTGCTAGAGCAAAAAGGCCCAAGAAACTCCTGTGCAGGTGAGTGAAGTGAAAGCAGATGCATAAGGGTTGTTATTCCAAAAGACCTTTATCTGTTGTAGTGAAGGGAGTACTAGACTGAGGGCTGGCAGACCAATGGTGAATCATGCTATTTATTTCCTGAGAGATGGATGATGAACTCAGTATAGAGTATGAGACATAATATATAGTAGGTcacaaaataggaaatatttagtATGTTTGCACTAAATGGCATATCTTTGCATCTGTAAAGAAGTAGCCTTATATTCCCCTTTCAGAATTACTACATAAGAGTTGAAAACCGTTAAGTTCTTTCTGAGCTTAGCATATAAAATATACCAAGAATAACCATGTGATAGTTCATCCAAAATGCTAAGAACAAAATATCTGGAATGTTACCTGGGATtcacaaaattataagaataatggATATGACTACTTtttaggaaagatagaaagggtgAAGGAGAAAGACTGTCCAATACTGTGGACAAAGTATGCTCAGGCACAGGGTTTGAGTTGTAGAGTAGCTACCAAGAAGTTGGTCAGGCCCTACTTCCATTCTTTACTTATGATAGGAGCTGCAAAGTATAATGAGAATCTTGTGTCTGCACATGTCACAAGTCTATTGTGAGGTTTCATTGTTATTGTATGTAAAAGTATTTGTAAAATCATCCATTTTGCACACATTACCAAATAGTGCATCCAAGACTGGTTCTGCTTGTTTAAGTCTGAAAATTCCTTTTGGCCtagagaaatagaataaaaatcagtttacTTTTTGCCATCAGAGGAAGGAACTTAaattgctctgtgtgtgtgtattctctttccttctgtgtttatattattatttgttttcttcagaggcaGAAACTAATTTTGAAATGAAGGAGATGTCTACAAAGCTGAGCCTTTTTGTGGAAGGATCTGGCTCCCAGAGATGCATGAATGAGGGTCTCTGTCACTTCATTTTGAAAGAAATCTGTGACTCCAATATCAAGGTAAATAGAAATCCAAAGAGTGACTGTCAATTTGAAGAGACTGGAGAGAAATTCAACCGGTATCCAGTCCTAAAACAATATACAACACTGCCCTCAGGAAATGACTGTTTACAGTATGGGGAATACAGGAAATCCTTTCCTGAAGAAGTAGGACTTGTTGAGTGGAATGAGAAGCCTGTGGAAATGCCCAGGTATCAAGGGAACCTGGGGGGAATGGGCTTGGACTGGAGTTTAGACTTCATTAGACATCCAAAAAGTAAAATTGTCAAAATGGTTTTTGTGAATAATAAAAGTGAGAGACCTTCCAGTCAGAACTCTGAGCTTGCTGcacatgagagaatccacactgcAGACAAATCTTATGAATGTATGCACTGTGGAAAGGTTTTCAAATGGAGGGGCCATCTTGctctacatcagagaatccacactggagagaaaccttttgaatgtaaactttgtggaaagactttcacagagAGTGGCTCCCTtgctagacatcagagaatccacactggagagaagccttttgaatgtaaacactgtggaaaggctttcacgcAGAAGACCTATCTTGctaagcatcagagaatccatattggagagaaaccttatgaatgtaaacactgtggaaaggctttcacacaatGGAGCCATCTTGCTgatcatcagagaatccacactggagagaaaccctatgaatgtaaacactgtggaaaggctttcacacagaagTGCTCTTTTActagacatcagagaattcacactggagaaaaaccttatgaatgtaaacactgtggaaaggctttcacacagtgGAGCCATCTTGCTgatcatcagagaatccacacgggagagaaaccttatgaatgtaaacagtgtggaaaggctttcacagagaggGTCAATCTTgccagacatcagagaatccacactggagagaaaccttatgaatgtaaactttgtggaaagactttcacagagAGTGGCTcccttgctgtacatcagagaatccacactggagagaaaccctatgaatgtaaatattgtggaaagactttcacacagTGGAGCCCTCTtgctagacatcagagaatccacactagaCAGAAACCTTATGAaagtaaacactgtggaaaggctttcacacagatgagcaatcttgctgcacatcaTAGAATCCAtattggagagaaacctttttGCGTGGAGTGAAAAATTAGTGTCTTATTCTTATTATAATAGTTATTAGTGTCTTAAGTATAGTAAATATGGTTCCTGCTCCCACTAGATCCCCCTAATCAAGCTACCTTCAAGGCAAGATTATCCTACTCACACCCTTCACCCTGTAGGACAAAAGCTTTACAGCCATTCAGTGTTTTGGGTGTTCTTAGCCCCCAAATTATCCCATGATCAAAACTTAAttacctttttgtctttgaagttCTTCCCATTGTGTCAAAGGCTTCCCCCTGATAGTCAAGCCCAGTGGCTGGAATGATACTCAATAGTTGAGTCCCCATTGTAAAACCTCAACCCCTCCCAGATAATCTAggccctccctcccttttttctttatatttctctccacattcctgatcatttctttcaagtgtaaatttccttgattttaCTCATATAAAACTATGTAGCTTGATAATCctgtcctttatttctggatttcaaCCATTGTGAAAATGTTACAATCCCTTCATAGAGACTTGATTGTATCAGAATTCTCCTATAAAGAAGGGATTTTTCTATGACCTTTTGGAATATTTGTCTTAGGTCAATGACTTGAACTAGTGCTTCACATTTTCTCTCAAGAAAGAATTACATCTTAAGTGACGGTTTTTCTAGTATCTTTTTAATAGTGTTTAAAGAAGGTGTACTTTGCAGttttcaaggtcccctcaatttctacTCCACacattatgaatgtaaacaatgtggaaagggtTTTACATGGAAGGTctctcttgctgcacatcagtGAAT from Monodelphis domestica isolate mMonDom1 chromosome 4, mMonDom1.pri, whole genome shotgun sequence includes these protein-coding regions:
- the LOC103102197 gene encoding zinc finger protein 383-like isoform X1, with amino-acid sequence MGRPGCTSSVLLSLGMGGARVRMCTERRGWTQCAHRGRLPPRGCHPLKHPRVAPQRARSQSNGPRDPEAPLPGVNKIQGCGCGLHPGGVGPVGLFSERAIQGSHAGECAESTLCGPHDRNGISISKYLFPLPGLPVPREIFISCFQPGKTPWLLEQKGPRNSCAEAETNFEMKEMSTKLSLFVEGSGSQRCMNEGLCHFILKEICDSNIKVNRNPKSDCQFEETGEKFNRYPVLKQYTTLPSGNDCLQYGEYRKSFPEEVGLVEWNEKPVEMPRYQGNLGGMGLDWSLDFIRHPKSKIVKMVFVNNKSERPSSQNSELAAHERIHTADKSYECMHCGKVFKWRGHLALHQRIHTGEKPFECKLCGKTFTESGSLARHQRIHTGEKPFECKHCGKAFTQKTYLAKHQRIHIGEKPYECKHCGKAFTQWSHLADHQRIHTGEKPYECKHCGKAFTQKCSFTRHQRIHTGEKPYECKHCGKAFTQWSHLADHQRIHTGEKPYECKQCGKAFTERVNLARHQRIHTGEKPYECKLCGKTFTESGSLAVHQRIHTGEKPYECKYCGKTFTQWSPLARHQRIHTRQKPYESKHCGKAFTQMSNLAAHHRIHIGEKPFCVE
- the LOC103102197 gene encoding zinc finger protein 383-like isoform X3 is translated as MAPGTPRPPSQGSIKFKDVAVDFTQEEWGLLDYSQKELFREVMLENVQNLLSVGLPVPREIFISCFQPGKTPWLLEQKGPRNSCAEAETNFEMKEMSTKLSLFVEGSGSQRCMNEGLCHFILKEICDSNIKVNRNPKSDCQFEETGEKFNRYPVLKQYTTLPSGNDCLQYGEYRKSFPEEVGLVEWNEKPVEMPRYQGNLGGMGLDWSLDFIRHPKSKIVKMVFVNNKSERPSSQNSELAAHERIHTADKSYECMHCGKVFKWRGHLALHQRIHTGEKPFECKLCGKTFTESGSLARHQRIHTGEKPFECKHCGKAFTQKTYLAKHQRIHIGEKPYECKHCGKAFTQWSHLADHQRIHTGEKPYECKHCGKAFTQKCSFTRHQRIHTGEKPYECKHCGKAFTQWSHLADHQRIHTGEKPYECKQCGKAFTERVNLARHQRIHTGEKPYECKLCGKTFTESGSLAVHQRIHTGEKPYECKYCGKTFTQWSPLARHQRIHTRQKPYESKHCGKAFTQMSNLAAHHRIHIGEKPFCVE
- the LOC103102197 gene encoding zinc finger protein OZF-like isoform X8; translation: MLENVQNLLSVGLPVPREIFISCFQPGKTPWLLEQKGPRNSCAEAETNFEMKEMSTKLSLFVEGSGSQRCMNEGLCHFILKEICDSNIKVNRNPKSDCQFEETGEKFNRYPVLKQYTTLPSGNDCLQYGEYRKSFPEEVGLVEWNEKPVEMPRYQGNLGGMGLDWSLDFIRHPKSKIVKMVFVNNKSERPSSQNSELAAHERIHTADKSYECMHCGKVFKWRGHLALHQRIHTGEKPFECKLCGKTFTESGSLARHQRIHTGEKPFECKHCGKAFTQKTYLAKHQRIHIGEKPYECKHCGKAFTQWSHLADHQRIHTGEKPYECKHCGKAFTQKCSFTRHQRIHTGEKPYECKHCGKAFTQWSHLADHQRIHTGEKPYECKQCGKAFTERVNLARHQRIHTGEKPYECKLCGKTFTESGSLAVHQRIHTGEKPYECKYCGKTFTQWSPLARHQRIHTRQKPYESKHCGKAFTQMSNLAAHHRIHIGEKPFCVE
- the LOC103102197 gene encoding zinc finger protein OZF-like isoform X5; protein product: MWLWTSPRRSGACWTILRKSYSGKSCWRMCRIYSLWPGKTPWLLEQKGPRNSCAEAETNFEMKEMSTKLSLFVEGSGSQRCMNEGLCHFILKEICDSNIKVNRNPKSDCQFEETGEKFNRYPVLKQYTTLPSGNDCLQYGEYRKSFPEEVGLVEWNEKPVEMPRYQGNLGGMGLDWSLDFIRHPKSKIVKMVFVNNKSERPSSQNSELAAHERIHTADKSYECMHCGKVFKWRGHLALHQRIHTGEKPFECKLCGKTFTESGSLARHQRIHTGEKPFECKHCGKAFTQKTYLAKHQRIHIGEKPYECKHCGKAFTQWSHLADHQRIHTGEKPYECKHCGKAFTQKCSFTRHQRIHTGEKPYECKHCGKAFTQWSHLADHQRIHTGEKPYECKQCGKAFTERVNLARHQRIHTGEKPYECKLCGKTFTESGSLAVHQRIHTGEKPYECKYCGKTFTQWSPLARHQRIHTRQKPYESKHCGKAFTQMSNLAAHHRIHIGEKPFCVE
- the LOC103102197 gene encoding zinc finger protein OZF-like isoform X6, yielding MAPGTPRPPSQGSIKFKDVAVDFTQEEWGLLDYSQKELFREVMLENVQNLLSVEAETNFEMKEMSTKLSLFVEGSGSQRCMNEGLCHFILKEICDSNIKVNRNPKSDCQFEETGEKFNRYPVLKQYTTLPSGNDCLQYGEYRKSFPEEVGLVEWNEKPVEMPRYQGNLGGMGLDWSLDFIRHPKSKIVKMVFVNNKSERPSSQNSELAAHERIHTADKSYECMHCGKVFKWRGHLALHQRIHTGEKPFECKLCGKTFTESGSLARHQRIHTGEKPFECKHCGKAFTQKTYLAKHQRIHIGEKPYECKHCGKAFTQWSHLADHQRIHTGEKPYECKHCGKAFTQKCSFTRHQRIHTGEKPYECKHCGKAFTQWSHLADHQRIHTGEKPYECKQCGKAFTERVNLARHQRIHTGEKPYECKLCGKTFTESGSLAVHQRIHTGEKPYECKYCGKTFTQWSPLARHQRIHTRQKPYESKHCGKAFTQMSNLAAHHRIHIGEKPFCVE